GGATGCGTCGCAATGGCTACCGGGTGATTTCAAAGGATTTAGTACAACTACCCGATGGATCCAAGAAGGCTAACTTGGATGTGGAAATCGCCGTAGACATGATGTCGTTGGTCGGCTCCTACGATACGGCGGTGCTGGTCAGTGGCGATGGGGATCTGGCCTATGCCGTCAATGCCGTTAGCTATCGTGGCGTGCGGGTAGAAGTGGTCAGCCTGCGATCAATGACCAGTGACAGTTTGATTAACGTGGCCGATCGCTACATTGATTTGGACACCATCAAGGAAGACATCCAGAAAACCCCTCGCAGCTATACCTATCGCCCGCTGTCTGGCATGGGCATCGCGGAAGAAGAAGGTGTGATGTAATTTCTGGATTGGCTCAGA
The Alkalinema sp. FACHB-956 DNA segment above includes these coding regions:
- a CDS encoding NYN domain-containing protein, which encodes MFSPEQVLENRGRVAIFIDGSNLFYAALQLGIEIDYTKLLCRLTAGSRLLRSFFYTGVDRTNEKQQGFLLWMRRNGYRVISKDLVQLPDGSKKANLDVEIAVDMMSLVGSYDTAVLVSGDGDLAYAVNAVSYRGVRVEVVSLRSMTSDSLINVADRYIDLDTIKEDIQKTPRSYTYRPLSGMGIAEEEGVM